The DNA region CGGTGGAAGCTTTTCGACCTGGTCAAGAGTTGTGTCAGGCCTTATAGACTGATCAGAATCAATTACCTTCTTGCTACCATCCGCCTGCTCAACCTCAACCGGCAAGATCTCCCCCTCTCTCTTTGTCGGATAACCCTCACCATTCCTGAACCAGCCCTCTTTCAGCGCCTTCGCAGCGAGCTTGTGACTCCTAACACCCCACTCGTCCAAGTCCCTTTTTGTCCACCCAATTTCGTCCTTGTAAACTTCAAAGAGCTTTTCTGCTGTGAAACCCATGCTCATAGCGGTCATCAGGTCATATTTCTGTATGAGATCGGGCCTTGACATGAGGGTTGGTGAGACTCCGAGATGGGGGTTGAGATCCATCTGCATCGGCAGGTGGGTCATGTGCTCGATACCGCATGCAATCGTGATTTCTGAATAGCCAAGCATTATTTCCATTGCACACTGATGCATTGCAGAGGTTCCCGAATTGCAAACCCTTTCCGTTCCCTGAGCCGGCACCTCAACTGGTAACTCGGCAAGCAGAGGAATGACTCTACCACCATAAAGCCAGTTCTCCTTCATCTGCATCGTACAACCTGTTATTATGTCCCCTATTTCTTTCGGATCGATTCCAGTTCTGTTTATCATCTCCTTAACGAGCATCGCTGCAACTGCCGGCATGTCTATCTTGTTAAACACGTCTTTTTCAGGCTGTTTCGGCCTGCTTCTCGAAAAGGCAGACCTGAGAAAATCTACAATATACACCTCCTCCACCATGTTATCACCTTACTTGCCACCTAGTTTTAAATTTTTTCAAAAAAAAGATGGAAATTTTTACATCAATGGATGCTTCCTCACCGTACCCAGCCTTGAGGGTATCTTGCCGAGCAGTGATCTGCCAATGACCTCAAGCTCGATCTCCCTCGTACCCTCGTAGATCTCAAGAATTCTTGCATCC from Archaeoglobus neptunius includes:
- a CDS encoding acetyl-CoA C-acetyltransferase, which gives rise to MVEEVYIVDFLRSAFSRSRPKQPEKDVFNKIDMPAVAAMLVKEMINRTGIDPKEIGDIITGCTMQMKENWLYGGRVIPLLAELPVEVPAQGTERVCNSGTSAMHQCAMEIMLGYSEITIACGIEHMTHLPMQMDLNPHLGVSPTLMSRPDLIQKYDLMTAMSMGFTAEKLFEVYKDEIGWTKRDLDEWGVRSHKLAAKALKEGWFRNGEGYPTKREGEILPVEVEQADGSKKVIDSDQSIRPDTTLDQVEKLPPAFKPGGVITAGNSSPLNAGATAIMLMSKKKMREYGLEPMAKIVSIGWAAIDPSIMGASPVPASLKALKHAGLEVKDIDYWEINEAFSVVPIFAIKKLGLDPDRVNVKGGAIAIGHPLAASGPRVTGTLARILAVEEARYGCATLCGAGGQGGATIIENVNI